One segment of Cololabis saira isolate AMF1-May2022 chromosome 9, fColSai1.1, whole genome shotgun sequence DNA contains the following:
- the elmod3 gene encoding ELMO domain-containing protein 3: MEQDIDTASHTEGLNGLSLERTPLEEITNGRSNHKPVMNGVVIGQNGRDMTNGNAHLRSLPISALKQNGLLQTLATGGDQAKPTEEKENMELEKARQEWDALENILPALSEESVPTPLISFNEALQYFQTTDLGDLLKNIQPTVRRTGLAAITHFFFGPPRLHRELLEERDLVFAIAQCPVDNSQTVHMRVLQTIYKRLIGSRLDCPRYGSHWENIGFQGTDPATDLRGTGFLGLMHALYFVMDPEMLPLARDIYKLSQHPTQNFPFSVMSINMTRIALQVLREEALSKECNRRQQVVGVLNEFYVATYLHLYQLWKTQQKTIADSGFVLKEVEVFAKKNPKQMLRRLEVFLKEKQAGGIPRGTSPDPQVRQPSPSLGEQGARAGTAQASRAKEMHFTGVCDLPPDMEGEASLI; encoded by the exons ATGGAACAAGACATTGATACTGCATCCCACACTGAG GGTCTGAATGGTTTGTCACTTGAACGTACACCTTTAGAGGAGATCACCAATGGACGCTCCAACCATAAGCCG GTCATGAATGGAGTGGTTATAGGTCAGAATGGAAGAGACATGACCAATGGAAATGCACATCTGAGATCCCTGCCA ATTTCAGCACTGAAGCAGAATGGTCTTCTTCAGACCCTTGCAACCGGAGGGGACCAAGCCAAGCCTACAG AAGAAAAGGAGAACATGGAGTTGGAAAAGGCCAGGCAGGAGTGGGATGCCTTGGAAAACATCTTACCAG CTCTATCTGAGGAGTCAGTCCCAACCCCACTCATCTCCTTCAATGAAGCTCTGCAGTACTTCCAGACCACAGATCTTGGGGACTTACTG AAAAACATCCAACCAACTGTTCGCAGGACTGGTCTGGCTGCAATCACACATTTTTTCTTCGGACCACCTCGGCTGCACAGGGAACTCCTGGAGGAGAGGGATCTTGTCTTTGCCATTGCACAGT GCCCAGTGGATAACAGCCAAACGGTTCACATGCGTGTCCTGCAGACCATTTATAAAAGGCTCATTGGGAGCAGGCTGGACTGCCCTCGCTACGGTTCACACTGGGAGAACATTGGATTTCAGG GTACAGACCCAGCCACCGACCTACGTGGCACGGGTTTCCTTGGACTTATGCATGCTCTCTACTTTGTCATGGACCCAGAGATGCTACCATTGGCTAGAGATATCTACAAGTTATCACAACACCCTACACAG AACTTTCCATTCAGTGTGATGTCAATCAACATGACCCGTATCGCTTTGCAAGTACTAAGAGAGGAGGCCCTGTCAAA GGAGTGCAATCGTCGCCAGCAGGTGGTTGGTGTGCTGAATGAGTTTTATGTTGCCACATATCTGCACCTGTACCAATTGTGGAAGACTCAACAAAAGACCATTGCTGACTCTGGCTTTGTGCTTAAAG AGGTGGAGGTGTTTGCCAAAAAGAACCCCAAGCAGATGCTGCGCCGACTAGAGGTCTTCCTGAAAGagaagcaggcaggtggaaTCCCCCGGGGGACGTCACCAGACCCTCAGGTTCGACAGCCCTCTCCGAGCCTCGGGGAGCAGGGAGCCAGGGCTGGGACAGCACAGGCCAGCAGGGCAAAGGAGATGCACTTCACAGGAGTGTGTGATCTACCACCAGACATGGAGGGAGAGGCCAGCCTGATCTAA